In one window of Methanosarcina vacuolata Z-761 DNA:
- a CDS encoding GNAT family N-acetyltransferase, with amino-acid sequence MTEIEVRELVPSEYREWDLLVQETQPGTLFHTSDWLETYRNVLSKDLRFYGCFRNDNELVGGCPLFVRNFKGILKMASSTSNMIDYCGPLIKESSSTRTNKKAQETHEIFDALRKFLCRQGFDSIHLRFSPGIEDIRPFTWNGWDSKVHYTHHLNLKENVDNKISRTIRKDLKSVLKAGLETKIWNDLETYYSLLSKTYERQNLKPPLPKRFFEKVFDLIQKKDIGYMLISETPEGEAVAAHLTLYGKESTIGWSSARNPAFNLRGSNALLYYNEFLDLQSRNFEYMNVMAGNVPRFADYIMGFSPKLVPYYSVTLENKKYSILKALYKVAT; translated from the coding sequence ATGACTGAAATTGAAGTTAGAGAATTGGTACCATCCGAATACAGAGAATGGGATTTGCTTGTGCAAGAAACTCAACCGGGTACACTTTTTCATACAAGTGACTGGCTGGAAACTTACAGAAATGTTCTTTCAAAGGACCTTAGATTCTACGGTTGTTTCAGAAACGATAATGAGCTTGTAGGTGGATGCCCTCTATTTGTCAGGAACTTCAAAGGAATCCTCAAGATGGCATCTTCGACCAGTAATATGATTGACTACTGCGGACCTCTTATCAAAGAAAGTTCCAGCACCAGAACAAATAAAAAAGCGCAGGAAACTCACGAAATCTTTGACGCACTCAGGAAGTTTCTGTGCAGACAGGGTTTTGATAGTATTCACCTGAGATTCTCTCCGGGAATTGAGGATATCAGACCGTTTACCTGGAATGGATGGGACTCAAAGGTCCATTACACCCATCACCTGAATCTGAAGGAAAATGTTGATAATAAGATCTCAAGGACAATAAGGAAGGACCTCAAGTCTGTATTAAAGGCGGGGCTTGAGACAAAGATATGGAATGACCTTGAAACTTATTATAGTCTGCTTTCCAAAACGTATGAGAGGCAGAATCTCAAACCACCACTACCCAAAAGGTTTTTCGAAAAGGTTTTTGACCTTATTCAAAAAAAAGATATCGGTTACATGCTTATATCCGAAACTCCAGAAGGAGAAGCCGTTGCAGCGCATTTGACTCTTTACGGAAAAGAAAGTACGATTGGCTGGTCTTCTGCCCGGAATCCGGCTTTTAACCTTAGAGGATCAAATGCTCTCCTTTACTATAATGAGTTCCTCGACTTGCAGTCCAGAAATTTCGAATACATGAATGTTATGGCAGGAAATGTTCCCAGATTTGCGGATTATATTATGGGCTTTTCTCCTAAACTCGTTCCTTACTACAGTGTAACCTTAGAGAACAAGAAATATTCAATTCTCAAGGCCTTATATAAAGTAGCGACTTAA
- a CDS encoding NifB/NifX family molybdenum-iron cluster-binding protein → MKVAIVSTDGKVINQHFGKASRFFIFEIDDCGKIQFLEVRETMPLCGSADEGHADDVLSRTISLISDCEALLCSRIGSRPREELRKKGIKPVETPYFIDEALKSISEAE, encoded by the coding sequence ATGAAGGTCGCTATCGTTTCAACTGATGGTAAGGTTATCAACCAGCATTTTGGAAAAGCATCCAGGTTTTTTATATTTGAGATTGATGATTGTGGTAAAATACAATTCTTAGAAGTTAGAGAGACTATGCCTTTATGTGGCTCAGCGGATGAAGGGCATGCCGATGATGTTTTAAGCAGAACAATTTCTTTGATATCTGACTGTGAAGCTTTGCTTTGCTCCAGAATTGGCAGCAGGCCGCGAGAAGAATTAAGGAAAAAAGGAATTAAACCAGTTGAAACTCCCTACTTTATTGACGAAGCTTTAAAAAGTATATCTGAAGCTGAATAA
- the pscS gene encoding O-phospho-L-seryl-tRNA:Cys-tRNA synthase: MDIRTQKTFEALFALEDIREILRQRLPNTKSPEEENTIKESVNKVRKFLDDIENDAGTPEVRKIADNIDIRSREETNINIQPIQAAGRLTPEARKALIAYGDGYSTCDACRKPFRLDKISSPPIAPFHEQLASFVNMDVARVVPGARRGFQAVTSSLVNKGDSVIVSALAHYTEFLAVEGAGGIVREVPLNEHNIVTADATAEKIEAVKQETGKLPVLVMIDHFDYQYANEHDVKGIAKVAHQYDIPFLYNGAYTVGVRPVDGKDIGADFVVGSGHKSMASPAPSGVLATTEEWAPRIFRTTQMTGDLTKRKFGVKEVEMLGCTLMGSTLLGMMASFPTVKERVKNWEDELKKSNYLIDGLLAIEGSKVVSEYPRKHTLSKVDTINSFDLVAQKNKRRGFFLSDELSKKGIVGEFAGATRVWKLNTYGLSWEKVRYVVDTFQEIAEKYDLQVNKEKNSND; encoded by the coding sequence ATGGATATAAGAACACAGAAAACATTTGAGGCACTTTTTGCCCTTGAAGATATTAGGGAGATCCTTAGACAAAGGCTTCCAAATACCAAAAGCCCAGAAGAAGAAAACACCATTAAAGAAAGTGTAAATAAGGTCAGAAAATTTCTGGATGATATCGAAAATGATGCCGGAACCCCGGAAGTAAGAAAAATAGCTGATAATATTGATATTCGGTCCAGAGAAGAAACAAACATCAATATACAGCCAATCCAGGCAGCAGGAAGGCTTACACCCGAAGCACGAAAAGCTCTCATAGCATATGGCGACGGCTATTCCACCTGTGATGCCTGCCGCAAACCTTTCAGGCTTGATAAAATAAGCAGTCCACCTATTGCTCCCTTTCATGAACAACTTGCAAGCTTCGTTAACATGGATGTGGCTCGAGTAGTGCCAGGTGCAAGGAGAGGGTTCCAGGCAGTGACATCGTCTCTGGTCAACAAAGGTGATTCCGTAATAGTCTCGGCTCTTGCTCATTATACAGAATTCCTAGCAGTAGAAGGAGCAGGAGGAATAGTTCGAGAAGTTCCCTTAAACGAACACAATATTGTGACTGCAGATGCTACTGCTGAGAAAATTGAAGCGGTTAAGCAGGAAACAGGTAAATTACCTGTACTGGTAATGATCGACCACTTTGATTACCAGTATGCAAACGAGCACGATGTAAAAGGCATTGCAAAAGTTGCCCACCAGTATGACATTCCTTTCCTGTACAACGGGGCATATACTGTTGGCGTCAGGCCGGTTGATGGAAAAGATATCGGCGCGGATTTTGTTGTAGGTTCAGGCCACAAAAGCATGGCATCCCCTGCACCTTCTGGAGTACTGGCAACAACTGAAGAATGGGCTCCCAGGATATTCCGCACAACTCAGATGACTGGCGATCTAACCAAACGCAAATTTGGAGTAAAAGAAGTCGAGATGCTTGGCTGCACACTGATGGGTTCAACTTTGCTAGGCATGATGGCTTCATTCCCTACAGTTAAGGAGAGAGTAAAGAATTGGGAAGACGAATTGAAAAAATCGAATTATCTGATCGATGGCTTGCTCGCTATTGAAGGCAGTAAAGTCGTCTCAGAGTATCCACGCAAACATACCCTTTCCAAAGTTGACACCATCAATAGCTTCGATCTTGTAGCGCAGAAAAATAAACGCAGAGGTTTCTTCCTTTCAGACGAACTTTCAAAAAAGGGTATTGTCGGAGAATTTGCAGGAGCCACAAGAGTCTGGAAACTTAATACATACGGGCTTTCGTGGGAGAAAGTTCGCTATGTCGTAGACACATTCCAGGAAATCGCTGAAAAATATGACCTTCAGGTAAACAAGGAGAAGAATTCCAATGACTAA
- a CDS encoding O-acetylhomoserine aminocarboxypropyltransferase/cysteine synthase family protein produces MTNNYKLGTLALHAGQNPDPATGALVVPIYQTTSYAFKDADQAANRFGLKELGNIYTRIMNPTTDVFEKRIAAIEGGTGALGVASGSAAITYALLTITRVGDEIVSGNNLYGGTYELFRYTFPKLGRKVIFVDSTDVEAYRKAINEKTRAVYIESLGNPKLDVPDFEAIADIAHKAGIPVVVDNTSAVGLVRPIEHGVDIVVHSATKYIGGHGNSIAGSIVDSGKFPWNNGKFPEFTDPDPEYHGLKYWDTFSDFPGLGNVAFVYKTRLQFLRDTGAAISPFNSFLLLQGLETLHLRIQRHSENALKVAEYLSNHPKVSWINYPGLPDHPSHELASRYLKGGYGGLIGFGVKGGVEEGKKFINSVKLLSHVANIGDSKSLVIHPASTTHQQLTPAEQEANGVKPDYIRLSIGTEDIEDIILDLEQALEKV; encoded by the coding sequence ATGACTAATAACTATAAATTAGGAACACTTGCCCTTCACGCCGGACAGAACCCGGATCCAGCTACAGGAGCACTTGTAGTACCTATATATCAGACTACCTCGTATGCATTCAAGGATGCAGATCAGGCAGCCAATCGTTTTGGGCTCAAAGAGCTTGGCAACATCTACACCCGTATAATGAACCCCACTACTGATGTGTTCGAAAAGCGCATCGCTGCCATTGAAGGTGGGACTGGAGCCCTTGGAGTTGCATCAGGTTCAGCAGCAATAACCTATGCTCTGTTAACTATTACTAGAGTAGGGGATGAAATAGTATCCGGAAACAATCTTTACGGCGGAACCTACGAACTTTTTAGATACACTTTCCCCAAACTGGGAAGAAAAGTAATATTTGTAGATTCAACTGATGTAGAGGCGTACCGAAAAGCCATTAATGAGAAAACCAGGGCTGTTTATATTGAGTCACTGGGTAACCCGAAGCTTGATGTCCCAGATTTTGAGGCAATTGCTGACATTGCTCATAAAGCCGGGATTCCGGTTGTCGTAGACAACACAAGTGCTGTAGGGCTTGTCCGGCCTATTGAACATGGAGTTGATATCGTTGTGCATTCAGCAACCAAATACATTGGCGGGCATGGAAACTCAATTGCCGGTTCTATAGTCGATTCCGGGAAGTTCCCATGGAATAACGGTAAGTTCCCGGAATTCACAGATCCTGATCCAGAGTATCACGGCCTGAAATACTGGGACACATTTTCAGACTTCCCTGGGCTTGGGAACGTAGCATTTGTCTACAAAACAAGGCTGCAATTCCTTCGAGATACAGGTGCCGCGATTTCACCTTTTAATTCATTCCTGCTGCTTCAGGGACTTGAAACCCTGCATCTGAGGATACAGAGGCACTCTGAAAATGCACTTAAGGTGGCAGAATACCTCTCAAACCATCCGAAGGTCTCGTGGATAAATTATCCAGGTTTGCCGGATCACCCAAGCCATGAACTTGCATCCAGATATCTCAAAGGTGGTTATGGTGGATTAATAGGATTCGGTGTAAAGGGTGGCGTGGAAGAAGGAAAGAAGTTTATTAACTCTGTGAAGCTGCTTTCACACGTTGCAAATATAGGAGATTCTAAAAGTCTTGTTATCCACCCAGCAAGTACCACACACCAGCAATTAACCCCGGCAGAGCAGGAAGCAAATGGGGTTAAGCCAGATTACATACGCCTTTCCATAGGTACTGAGGATATAGAAGATATAATCTTAGATCTGGAACAGGCTCTTGAGAAAGTGTAA
- the pdxS gene encoding pyridoxal 5'-phosphate synthase lyase subunit PdxS — translation MDFEKLRHGTELIKRGFARMQKGGVIMDVTNPEQARIAEEAGAVAVMALQAVPADIRKAGGVARMADPEIVQQIIDTVTIPVMAKARIGHFVEAEILEALGVDMVDESEVLTPADPYFHIDKTQFTVPFVCGARNLGEALRRINEGAAMIRTKGEAGTGDVSQAVKHMKQIQGEIRALAGKTKEELIMVSREIEAPIELVVETSKMQRLPVVNFAAGGVATPADAALMMRLGADGVFVGSGIFKAENPEKMAKAVVEAVNNFDNPAKLAEISKGVGAGMKGISADTIPEQEALQERGW, via the coding sequence ATGGACTTTGAAAAATTACGACATGGGACCGAACTTATTAAGCGGGGCTTTGCAAGAATGCAAAAAGGGGGTGTAATCATGGATGTTACAAACCCGGAACAGGCCAGGATCGCAGAAGAAGCTGGAGCAGTTGCTGTTATGGCCCTCCAGGCTGTTCCAGCAGATATAAGAAAAGCTGGTGGGGTTGCCCGGATGGCCGACCCTGAGATTGTCCAGCAGATTATTGATACGGTTACAATTCCTGTAATGGCAAAAGCCAGGATCGGGCACTTTGTCGAAGCCGAAATTTTAGAAGCTCTCGGTGTTGACATGGTGGACGAGTCTGAAGTCCTGACCCCCGCTGACCCCTACTTCCACATAGACAAAACGCAGTTCACCGTGCCTTTTGTCTGCGGTGCCAGAAACCTCGGAGAAGCCCTCAGGAGAATTAACGAAGGAGCAGCCATGATCCGAACTAAAGGAGAGGCTGGAACCGGAGATGTAAGCCAGGCAGTTAAGCACATGAAGCAGATTCAGGGCGAAATCCGTGCACTTGCAGGGAAGACTAAAGAAGAGCTGATTATGGTTTCAAGGGAAATCGAAGCTCCGATAGAACTTGTAGTCGAAACATCAAAAATGCAGCGACTGCCTGTGGTAAACTTTGCAGCCGGCGGAGTTGCAACCCCTGCGGATGCAGCACTTATGATGCGCCTTGGTGCAGACGGGGTCTTTGTAGGTTCAGGCATTTTCAAAGCCGAAAACCCTGAAAAAATGGCAAAAGCCGTTGTTGAAGCCGTAAACAACTTTGACAACCCTGCAAAACTCGCAGAAATCTCAAAAGGCGTGGGCGCAGGCATGAAAGGTATCAGCGCAGACACGATCCCTGAACAGGAAGCCCTTCAGGAACGCGGCTGGTAA
- a CDS encoding class I SAM-dependent methyltransferase, whose product MGLDHSVANAVDFGCGYGTVVIPALKLIKGTMYAIDIEEKMIKRVT is encoded by the coding sequence ATGGGACTTGATCATAGCGTAGCAAATGCAGTTGATTTTGGATGTGGTTATGGAACTGTTGTCATACCTGCGTTAAAGTTGATAAAAGGGACAATGTATGCCATTGATATTGAAGAAAAAATGATAAAAAGAGTCACCTAA
- a CDS encoding nitrogenase component 1, giving the protein MGISEPLETNNVISGAIEAPRYSCALAGAYSTAVGIFGVVPILHSGAGCGIGQLFGQFYGGGQNAGGPYGGTSTPCSSLVEEHVIFGGEKKLEALIESTVELVNGEVFAVISGCVPSLIGDDVGAVIRRYKEKNPEVPIIHVNTSGFAGTSYDGYEYFFDAVIDQLLEKAPKEKGLVNVFGIVPSQHIFWKGEAREIKTLLEKIGLKANLIVGEFEALENLKKIPAAEYNIVLSSWIGHKTAEKLEEKFDTPYISFPGVPIGPKQTSEFLRVIGERLDVSADVIEDLIAREEKRAYRFAEFVGDILLITRPHPYFAVVADSNSAVSITKYLANEMGYLPDIVQITDNPPEEARKLINEELTTDLETPAWPEIIYEVDAYRIRENLKDRNFLFLLASSLETPISGPEFNALHLTVSFPSYNRVILEHNYAGFSGGLTLVEDVMSTYAGPL; this is encoded by the coding sequence ATGGGAATAAGTGAACCTTTAGAGACAAATAATGTTATATCAGGTGCTATTGAAGCACCACGTTACTCCTGCGCACTTGCAGGAGCTTATTCAACTGCAGTAGGGATATTTGGAGTTGTTCCCATACTCCATTCCGGGGCAGGATGTGGAATAGGGCAGCTTTTTGGTCAATTTTACGGTGGTGGCCAGAACGCTGGAGGCCCTTACGGTGGAACAAGCACCCCGTGTTCCTCTTTAGTTGAGGAACATGTAATTTTCGGCGGCGAGAAAAAACTTGAAGCGCTTATTGAATCAACGGTAGAACTTGTAAATGGAGAAGTATTTGCAGTCATCTCTGGCTGTGTCCCTTCACTTATAGGAGATGATGTGGGAGCCGTTATCAGAAGATATAAAGAAAAGAATCCTGAGGTTCCAATCATACATGTAAATACTTCAGGCTTTGCAGGGACATCATACGACGGCTACGAGTACTTTTTCGACGCTGTGATCGACCAGCTCCTTGAAAAGGCTCCGAAAGAAAAAGGATTGGTAAACGTTTTCGGTATAGTGCCTTCACAGCACATATTCTGGAAGGGCGAAGCAAGGGAGATAAAAACCCTGCTTGAAAAAATAGGCTTGAAGGCAAATCTGATTGTAGGAGAATTTGAAGCACTTGAGAACCTGAAAAAAATTCCGGCTGCTGAATATAATATTGTCCTCTCAAGCTGGATAGGGCATAAAACGGCAGAGAAACTCGAAGAAAAGTTCGATACTCCTTATATCTCCTTCCCAGGGGTACCAATAGGACCAAAACAAACCTCGGAATTCCTGAGGGTCATAGGAGAAAGGTTAGATGTTTCAGCCGATGTCATTGAAGACCTGATTGCCAGAGAGGAAAAGCGAGCCTACAGATTTGCAGAATTTGTTGGCGATATACTCCTGATCACCAGGCCGCATCCTTATTTTGCGGTTGTCGCTGACAGTAATTCGGCTGTAAGCATTACAAAATACCTTGCAAACGAGATGGGTTATCTACCTGATATTGTTCAGATAACAGATAATCCACCTGAAGAAGCCCGTAAACTGATAAACGAGGAATTGACAACCGACCTTGAAACCCCTGCCTGGCCTGAAATAATATATGAAGTGGATGCATACAGGATTCGGGAAAATTTAAAAGACAGAAATTTCCTGTTCCTGCTGGCAAGTTCTCTTGAAACTCCTATATCCGGTCCGGAGTTTAATGCCCTACATTTGACGGTTTCATTCCCTTCATATAACCGCGTGATACTTGAACACAATTACGCAGGGTTCAGTGGAGGGCTCACTTTAGTGGAAGACGTTATGAGTACATACGCAGGGCCTCTTTGA
- a CDS encoding nitrogenase component 1 — translation MSGTELTENELIEDRIDLSRATCPNREQRANGINVWYGKASDLAKEARSGCLRQRERNFQQSSGCVLNFYLSVRIGTIRDAVAIYHAPVGCSSAALGYRELYRHVPVELGRPANYDLHWMTTNLGERDVVYGAGEKLREAIKEAERRYNPKAIFILTSCTSGIIGEDIEGVVSQVQPEIKATIVPIHCEGSRSKLVQTGYDAFWHAVLKYLVKKPEKKQKDLINVASMLSYTWQDRLEIKRLLGKVGLRVNFIPEFASVEQFEQLSEAAVTAPLCPTYTDYLARGLKQEYGVPYFLYPSPMGVAHTDEWLREIGRHTGKEREIEALIKEEHEKWLPKLKAIRQEFENFKGNGEKVEVLGALGQGRLLAQVPYFDEIGLKSSAAMCQDFDNLILKDLEKLLAQMGDFDILVNTFQAAEQTHITNHRNPDIAMTCPFQGGAFKRDKGVTRVHALRSDAHPWSTQSGYTGAIAFGNFLLQSLKSHSYQRTMKEKTLSTYKDWWYKQPNSLYYLKAEE, via the coding sequence ATGTCAGGAACAGAACTTACTGAAAATGAACTTATCGAGGATAGAATCGACCTATCACGGGCTACATGTCCCAACAGGGAACAGAGGGCAAACGGTATTAACGTCTGGTATGGAAAAGCAAGCGATCTTGCAAAAGAAGCCCGTTCAGGCTGCCTGAGGCAAAGAGAACGGAATTTTCAGCAGTCAAGTGGTTGTGTTCTGAACTTCTATCTTTCAGTAAGGATCGGAACAATCCGTGACGCTGTAGCTATATATCATGCACCTGTCGGCTGCTCGTCTGCAGCACTCGGCTACCGTGAACTCTACAGACACGTGCCTGTTGAACTTGGCCGTCCTGCAAATTACGACCTCCACTGGATGACAACAAATCTCGGCGAAAGAGATGTGGTCTACGGTGCCGGTGAAAAGCTCAGGGAAGCGATAAAGGAAGCCGAGAGACGGTACAATCCTAAAGCGATCTTTATACTTACGTCCTGTACTTCAGGAATAATCGGAGAGGACATAGAAGGGGTTGTCTCACAGGTCCAGCCCGAAATAAAAGCAACAATAGTCCCTATTCACTGTGAAGGCTCACGATCAAAACTTGTCCAGACAGGTTATGATGCCTTCTGGCATGCAGTCTTAAAATACCTCGTCAAAAAACCGGAAAAGAAACAGAAAGATCTGATAAATGTAGCCAGTATGCTCTCCTACACCTGGCAGGACAGACTGGAAATAAAGCGCCTGCTGGGAAAAGTCGGTCTTAGAGTTAACTTCATCCCTGAATTCGCCTCTGTGGAGCAGTTTGAACAACTTTCCGAAGCTGCAGTTACTGCACCCCTGTGCCCGACTTACACTGATTATCTTGCACGTGGACTTAAGCAAGAATATGGAGTTCCTTATTTCCTCTATCCCTCACCAATGGGAGTTGCTCACACCGATGAGTGGCTGAGGGAAATCGGGAGGCACACTGGAAAAGAAAGGGAAATAGAAGCCCTGATCAAAGAAGAACACGAAAAATGGCTTCCAAAACTCAAGGCGATCAGGCAGGAATTTGAAAATTTCAAAGGTAATGGAGAGAAAGTAGAAGTGCTGGGTGCACTTGGGCAGGGAAGACTTCTGGCTCAGGTCCCGTACTTTGATGAAATTGGACTTAAATCCTCAGCTGCAATGTGCCAGGACTTTGACAACCTCATCCTTAAGGACCTTGAAAAATTGCTCGCCCAGATGGGGGACTTTGACATTCTGGTAAATACCTTCCAGGCCGCAGAACAGACACATATAACAAACCATAGAAATCCCGATATCGCAATGACCTGCCCGTTCCAGGGAGGGGCATTCAAGCGCGACAAGGGTGTAACAAGGGTGCATGCCTTGAGGTCCGATGCACATCCCTGGAGTACCCAGAGCGGCTATACGGGAGCGATTGCATTTGGAAACTTCCTTTTGCAGTCACTAAAAAGCCATTCATATCAGCGGACTATGAAGGAAAAGACGCTGAGTACATATAAAGACTGGTGGTACAAACAGCCAAATTCACTGTATTATCTTAAAGCAGAGGAGTAA
- a CDS encoding DUF3795 domain-containing protein, whose translation MICVCGANCEGCTHLNNDCVGCDAVEGKVYWAQYIGADICPVYKCVKEKDYQNCGGCSQIPCELWISLKDPSLSEEEHQKSIQGRVSVLKGLR comes from the coding sequence ATGATCTGTGTATGTGGAGCAAATTGTGAAGGATGTACTCATCTGAATAACGACTGTGTCGGTTGTGATGCAGTTGAAGGCAAGGTTTATTGGGCCCAGTATATCGGTGCTGATATCTGCCCTGTTTATAAATGCGTTAAGGAAAAAGATTATCAAAATTGCGGCGGTTGTTCGCAAATCCCCTGCGAACTTTGGATTTCTTTAAAGGATCCTTCCTTGAGTGAAGAGGAACATCAAAAATCAATTCAAGGTAGGGTTTCCGTCTTAAAAGGACTAAGGTAA
- a CDS encoding IS1 family transposase (programmed frameshift) has product MGKRGPKPRFIDVACPNKNCKLYGLTNQGNITGNGTYISRGEKTRRYLCRHCGKVFNDHTDTFYHNLRKAEKTIDLALKMSMKGMSIEAIADVLEVESASVKRWLARAAEQCDKVNDSMMKDVDVPKIEMDELWVIIQKKRVPRMKDYEDNGPWMWVAFAPGCRLILDFVIGPRKQYVADKLVESVKKHLSDKIPLFVTDGLNFYREALLKHFGVLIEYPRTGKRGRPKKPEIFPRDDLKYAQVVKIRINGLLKKVKKKIIFGNNIEQSEISTTLLERQNLTFRQDNNRVSRKTIGFSKVKEWLEHQMRLYCTHFNFCRGHGGLKYKDERGVECKNTPAREAGIVDSIWTLKELLTFRCFKTSIK; this is encoded by the exons ATGGGAAAAAGAGGTCCAAAACCAAGATTCATTGACGTTGCCTGTCCTAACAAAAACTGCAAGCTCTATGGTCTTACTAACCAAGGCAATATTACTGGAAATGGAACATATATAAGTCGTGGAGAAAAAACAAGAAGATATCTTTGCCGTCATTGCGGTAAAGTATTCAACGACCATACAGACACTTTTTATCATAATCTTCGGAAAGCTGAGAAAACTATTGATTTAGCTTTAAAAATGTCTATGAAAGGTATGAGCATTGAAGCCATTGCCGATGTTTTAGAGGTAGAATCTGCCAGTGTAAAACGATGGTTAGCTCGTGCAGCTGAACAATGCGATAAAGTAAATGACAGTATGATGAAAGACGTGGATGTACCCAAGATAGAAATGGATGAACTATGGGTAATAATTCAAAAAAAAAG AGTTCCTAGAATGAAGGATTATGAAGATAATGGGCCATGGATGTGGGTAGCTTTTGCACCAGGTTGTAGGCTAATACTGGACTTTGTAATAGGACCAAGAAAACAGTATGTTGCGGATAAGTTAGTCGAGTCAGTTAAAAAACATCTTTCGGATAAAATACCTCTTTTTGTCACAGATGGATTGAACTTTTATAGAGAAGCCCTTTTGAAACATTTTGGAGTTTTAATTGAGTATCCAAGAACTGGGAAAAGAGGAAGACCAAAGAAACCAGAAATTTTTCCCCGTGATGATTTGAAGTATGCACAGGTAGTCAAAATAAGAATAAATGGGTTACTTAAGAAAGTCAAGAAGAAGATTATCTTTGGAAACAATATTGAACAAAGTGAAATCTCAACAACTTTACTTGAAAGACAAAACCTGACTTTTAGGCAGGATAACAACAGAGTTTCAAGAAAAACAATAGGGTTTTCAAAAGTCAAAGAATGGTTAGAGCATCAAATGAGGTTATATTGTACCCACTTTAACTTCTGTAGAGGTCATGGAGGATTAAAGTACAAAGATGAAAGAGGGGTAGAATGTAAAAATACACCTGCAAGAGAGGCAGGAATTGTGGACTCAATATGGACCTTAAAGGAATTGCTGACATTCAGGTGTTTTAAAACATCAATCAAATAA
- a CDS encoding TolB-like translocation protein codes for MGNKTIYLSLALIFLISFTSIANAGKETRVVASRLTLDLSIYGNIVTWAETTTDTAWMYNLTTGNITRLGHAGNSPVIQGDKITWWDYDKNIIVYNISTGKEIKIVGANTPSIYGDNVVYVRSKYEDGQPASHQNDESNSLYLYNLSTNEETQLTPYEHARFYPSIYGNKIVWGRANQVNSGEWSSNISIYDIPTKRVSDISRTGTAAGGEIYGNIVVWVEQKNESRDIYMRDIAKHETRQVTFDNNSTSADIYGDRIVWEREYWIGNNFSSDIYMYNISTNETTRITNSTCAGDPAIYNDKIIYVDTRDDPESQEYRDIYLYNLSA; via the coding sequence GTGGGAAACAAAACAATATATCTATCACTTGCTTTGATTTTCCTCATAAGTTTTACATCAATAGCAAATGCTGGCAAAGAGACTAGGGTCGTAGCTTCGAGGCTAACATTGGATTTATCAATCTACGGCAACATTGTTACATGGGCTGAGACTACTACTGACACAGCGTGGATGTATAACCTGACTACCGGAAACATAACCAGACTAGGACATGCAGGAAATAGCCCAGTTATCCAGGGAGATAAAATTACATGGTGGGATTATGATAAAAATATAATTGTGTACAACATTTCCACTGGCAAAGAGATTAAAATTGTTGGTGCGAATACGCCCTCGATCTATGGTGATAATGTTGTGTACGTAAGGTCAAAATATGAGGACGGTCAGCCTGCCTCTCATCAAAATGATGAATCTAACAGTTTGTACTTATACAATCTCAGCACCAATGAAGAAACTCAGCTAACTCCGTATGAACATGCTCGATTTTATCCTTCTATTTACGGGAATAAGATTGTATGGGGACGGGCAAATCAGGTAAATTCAGGTGAATGGAGTTCAAACATTTCCATATACGACATACCCACAAAAAGAGTAAGTGACATCAGTAGAACTGGTACAGCAGCAGGAGGTGAAATTTACGGAAATATTGTTGTGTGGGTAGAACAAAAAAATGAGTCAAGGGATATCTACATGCGAGATATTGCCAAGCATGAAACACGTCAAGTCACTTTCGATAACAATTCTACCAGTGCGGATATATATGGTGATAGGATAGTGTGGGAAAGAGAATACTGGATAGGAAACAACTTTTCAAGTGACATTTATATGTACAATATCTCAACCAATGAGACAACTCGTATTACAAACAGCACTTGTGCTGGTGATCCTGCAATTTATAACGACAAAATTATATATGTAGATACACGCGATGATCCAGAATCCCAGGAATACAGAGATATCTATTTGTATAATCTTTCAGCTTGA